The window CGCCGCCGAGATCTGCCTGTGGTGGGCCAATTGGCAGAACGTCGAAGAGCGGATGCAATTGTTCCGGGGTACGCTGGGTGAGGTCCGCCAACGCGGGCAAGTGTTCGAGGTCGAGTTGCGCGGTCTGGCGGAGACACTGAACCGACCGATAGGCCGGGCCTATCTGAAGACCTGTGACCTTTCTCTGGGGTCAGCTAAGTGCGGTGTCGACCTCAGCGATCCGCTCTTCGCGGTCAGCCTCTCGGCGTTGGAGGCGATGGACGGCACCCTCATGAGGGTGGGGACGCTGGCAAGCTTTCAGGAGGGCTGGTTCGGACACGGCAGGATCCTGTGGCTGACGGGGGCAAACGCCGGCATCGAGGGGCTGATCAAGCAGGACTTGGGCAGTGGTACCGCGCGGCGGATCGAGGTGTGGCAGGAGCCGCCGTTCGAAGTTAAGCCGGGTGACGGGTTCACGTTGATCGCCGGCTGTGACAAGCGGGCGCAGACCTGCCGAAAAAAATTCAATAATTTTCTGAACTTCAGAGGCTTTCCGCACATGCCGGGCGATGACTGGGTGACGGCATATCCTCGGCAGGACGAGGTGCATGACGGGTCCGTTCGCAGGTGGACTGACAATGACCTTTGATCAGCAGATCGTGGCGGCGGCACGGACATGGATCGGCACTCCCTACGTGCATCAGGCCAGTTGCCGCGGGGCGGGGGCGGATTGCCTTGGCCTTTTGCGTGGCGTCTGGCGGGAAGTTCTGGGCGCCGAGCCGGAAGCTGTTCCGGCCTACACGGCTGACTGGTCAGAAACCGACGGGGTGGAACGCTTGTTACCGGCGGCAGGCCGACATCTTCACGCGGTGGCCTGGGATGACCGGGCGCCGGGCGATGTGCTGATCTTCCGAATGCGGCGGACTGGCGTAGCCAAGCATGTGGGATTGCTTTCATCGCTGAGGCCGGTGCCCGAATTCATTCACGCCTACAGTGGGCGGGGCGTCGTCGCCTCGCCCTTATCCACCGCCTGGGCGCATCGCGTGGCCGGGGTATTTCGATTTCCTGACAGGAGCGACTGATGGCAACTCTGGTTCTGGCAGCCGCCGGTTCGGCGGCCGGCACGGCCCTTGGCGGGACGATTGCCGGCATTACGACAGCGGCCATAGGGCAGGCGGTAGGGGCGACCCTCGGTTCGCTGCTCGATGCCCGGCTGCTGGGAGGTGGTGCCGCGCCGGTTGAGATCGGTCGCGTTGATACGTTTCGGCTGCAGGCGTCGCGGGAAGGGGCGCCGATACCACGTCTGTTCGGGCAGATGCGGATTGCCGGGCAAATTATCTGGTCTTCCAGCTTCCTGGAGAATGTTGCCTCTTCTGGCGGCGGGAAGGGACCGCCGAAACCGAAGACGCGAACCTACAGCTACTCGATCAGCCTGGCGATCGCACTCTGCGAGGGTGAAGTTTCACGAATTGGCCGGGTATGGGTCGATGGCAAGCTTCTGTCGCTGGCGGATATCAATTGGCGGCTCTATCGCGGGGATGAGAACCAGCTGCCTGACCCGACAATCGCGGCCAGCCTGCCGGACGGCGAAGCTCCGGCCTATCGCGGCACCGCATACGTGGTGATCGAGGATCTCGATCTGACGGCGTTTGGCAACCGCATCCCGCAATTTGCTTTCGAGGTGACGCGTAAGGCGGGGGCAGGCAATGATGTGGACGTTGCCGACCCTGCGCAACTGATCGAGGGTGTGGCGCTGGTGCCGGGAACGGGCGAGTATTCCTATGCCACGGAGCCGGTGGAGTTCGACAACGGCAAGGGTGACAACCGTATTGTTAACATCAATAACGGTGAAGGGCGGCCTGACATTGAAGTCGCCATGGAGCAGCTTGACGGAGATTTGCCAGCTTGCCAGTCCGTATCGCTGGTCATCAGCTGGTTCGGGGACGATTTGCGGGCCGGACACTGCACCCTCCGACCCAAGGTGGAACAAACGGTGCAGGACGGTGTCGATATGCCGTGGCGTGTTGCCGGTGTGACGCGGAGTTCTGCCGAACAAGTTTCCTATGTCGACGGACGGCCCGGTTTTGGTGGAACGCCGGCTGACGCATCCGTGGTGCAGAGCATCGACCTGCTGCGGAGCAGTGGCAAGTCCGTCATGTTTTATCCGTTCATCCTGATGGATATCCGTGCCGGTAACGGCCTGCCCGACCCCTGGAGCGATGGCGAGCAGGCGCAGGTGCCGTGGCGAGGACGGATCACGACGGCAAAGGCTCCGGGCCGGAGTGGTACGACCGATCAGACTGCAGCGGCGACTGACGAGGTGGCAGCGTTCTTTGGCGCGGCGTCGGTTACAGATTTCAGCGTTGTAGATGGTGAAGTCATCTACTCCGGTCCGGCAGAGTGGAGTTACAGACGGTTCATTCTGCATTACGCACATCTGTGTTTGGCGGCAGGTGGCGTCGATGCTTTCTGCATCGGTTCTGAAATGAGAGCGCTGACCGCTATCCGATCAGCAAGGACGGATTTTCCAGCCGTCGAAGCGTTGCGTGTGCTGGCGGCAGACGTGCGGGCCGTTCTGGGATCAGAATGCAGGATCGGCTATGCCGCCGACTGGTCCGAGTATTTTGGATACCACCCGGCGGATGGTTCCGAGGACGTGCTGTATCATCTCGACCCGCTCTGGGCTGATGATGAAATCGATTTTGTTGGCATCGACAACTACATGCCGCTGTCGGACTGGCGTGACGGCAGTCACCATCTCGATGCTTCGGCCGGATCCATTTACGACCTCGAATACCTGCGCGGGAACATCGAGGGCGGAGAGGGATACGACTGGTACTACGCACATCCGCTGGCGCGGACTGAGCAGACGCGGCAGCCGATCAGCGATGGCGCATATGACATGCCGTGGGTGTATCGCTACAAGGACATTCGCAACTGGTGGGGGCGGCCCCACTGGAACCGCATCAGCGGG of the Algicella marina genome contains:
- a CDS encoding NlpC/P60 family protein, coding for MTFDQQIVAAARTWIGTPYVHQASCRGAGADCLGLLRGVWREVLGAEPEAVPAYTADWSETDGVERLLPAAGRHLHAVAWDDRAPGDVLIFRMRRTGVAKHVGLLSSLRPVPEFIHAYSGRGVVASPLSTAWAHRVAGVFRFPDRSD
- a CDS encoding DUF2163 domain-containing protein, whose product is MVVVSDRLNAHLASGATTLARCWKITRVDGKVFGFTDHDNDLRFDGLTYLASTGMDAQALEMSTGLSVDNSQAVGALSAIGLTESDIMAGRYDAAEICLWWANWQNVEERMQLFRGTLGEVRQRGQVFEVELRGLAETLNRPIGRAYLKTCDLSLGSAKCGVDLSDPLFAVSLSALEAMDGTLMRVGTLASFQEGWFGHGRILWLTGANAGIEGLIKQDLGSGTARRIEVWQEPPFEVKPGDGFTLIAGCDKRAQTCRKKFNNFLNFRGFPHMPGDDWVTAYPRQDEVHDGSVRRWTDNDL